A genomic segment from Aspergillus puulaauensis MK2 DNA, chromosome 1, nearly complete sequence encodes:
- a CDS encoding lactate 2-monooxygenase (COG:C;~EggNog:ENOG410PG98;~InterPro:IPR012133,IPR037396,IPR037350,IPR008259, IPR013785,IPR000262;~PFAM:PF01070;~go_function: GO:0003824 - catalytic activity [Evidence IEA];~go_function: GO:0010181 - FMN binding [Evidence IEA];~go_function: GO:0016491 - oxidoreductase activity [Evidence IEA];~go_process: GO:0055114 - oxidation-reduction process [Evidence IEA]), translating into MPENYGDYQTEIYGQGALLGLKPNVTTDPRLLEEQARKVLSERSYNYVAGGAGEKATMDSNRLALRQWKLVPKMLRKMDKQDLAVNIFGQNYPTPLIMAPIGVQGLFHSDRETGLAEACAEVGVPYTLSTASTSSIEEVATANGDGKRWFQLYWPNDDEITLSLLKRAKENGFSVLVVTLDTWSLAWRPADLDNAYIPFIRGVGNQVGFSDPVFRAKFEKETGSKVEDDIVGASRAWIGNVLSSGPHTWDQISFLRKNWDGPIVLKGIQHVDDAKLALDAGCDGIVVSNHGGRQVDGAIGSLEVLPEIVDAVGDKLTVLFDSGIRTGADIIKALSLGARGVLVGRPAIYGLSIDGKGGAKAVLKSLQADLWQSMSLAGICTVAECTRDKIRKVQYPGDGKAML; encoded by the exons ATGCCGGAAAACTACGGTGACTACCAGACCGAGATCTATGGCCAAGGCGCCTTGCTGGGTCTGAAGCCGAATGTCACCACCGACCCTCGCTTACTCGAGGAGCAGGCGCGAAAGGTACTGAGCGAGCGCTCTTATAATTATGTTGcaggtggtgctggtgagaAGGCCACTATGGACAGTAATCGTCTGGCGTTACGCCAGTGGAAGCT AGTACCCAAGATGCTGAGGAAG ATGGATAAGCAAGATCTTGCAGTGAACATCTTTGGGCAAAATTACCCGACCCCTCTTATCATGGCACCGATAGGTGTCCAAGGCCTATTCCATTCAGACAGGGAGACAGGCCTAGCCGAAGCATGTGCAGAGGTAGGAGTACCTTATACTCTCAGTACTGCAAGTACCAGCTCCATTGAAGAAGTCGCGACGGCGAATGGGGACGGTAAAAGGTGGTTTCAATTGTACTGGCCTAATGATGATGAAATCACTCTTTCTTTGCTGAAGCGtgcaaaagaaaatggatTCTCCGTCCTCGTTGTTACGTTAGATACTTGGTCTCTGGCTTGGAGACCGGCAGACTTGGATAACGCCTACATCCCTTTCATCCGTGGCGTTGGAAACCAAGTCGGCTTCTCAGACCCAGTATTCCGGGCTAAATTTGAGAAAGAGACTGGGTCAAAAGTTGAGGATGATATCGTCGGAGCATCCAGAGCGTGGATCGGTAATGTTCTGTCCAGTGGGCCTCACACCTGGGACCAGATCTCCTTTTTGCGCAAAAACTGGGATGGACCTATTGTCCTCAAGGGCATCCAGCATGTGGATGACGCGAAACTTGCGCTCGACGCTGGCTGCGACGGAATCGTCGTTTCCAACCATGGAG GCCGACAAGTCGATGGGGCTATTGGCTCCTTGGAGGTCCTTCCGGAAATCGTCGATGCGGTTGGCGATAAATTGACTGTGCTGTTTGATTCTGGAATCCGAACAGGTGCCGATATCATCAAAGCTCTGTCTCTAGGGGCGAGGGGCGTTCTAGTTGGTAGACCGGCGATTTACGGCTTGTCTATTGATGGGAAGGGTGGCGCCAAAGCCGTACTCAAGAGCCTTCAAGCCGATCTGTGGCAGAGTATGTCATTAGCAGGGATCTGTACTGTGGCGGAATGCACCCGGGATAAAATCAGGAAGGTTCAGTATCCTGGTGACGGCAAAGCCATGTTGTGA